Proteins co-encoded in one Brassica oleracea var. oleracea cultivar TO1000 chromosome C4, BOL, whole genome shotgun sequence genomic window:
- the LOC106340111 gene encoding uncharacterized protein LOC106340111, with amino-acid sequence MKQRTPVMAPLVISSSPPHLRPPSPSSHLRPPSDPPPCTPPPVPLEVLSPPKPPDPHDASFGPVFLLLFDTSFDPAQALSRTSDLESLLLNLAFVTGDGVVSLVSIGDKVFASKCLYPAVCSLFLCRCLDWSHDLIFPASPYTLHSCSLCLSLCWWLQQQGVQC; translated from the exons ATGAAGCAGCGCACTCCTGTCATGGCTCCGTTGGTGATTTCGTCCTCTCCGCCGCATCTCCGTCCTCCGTCTCCTTCGTCGCATCTCCGTCCTCCTTCCGATCCGCCGCCATGTACGCCTCCTCCTGTGCCGCTTGAAGTCCTCTCTCCACCAAAACCACCAGATCCTCATGACGCATCTTTCGGTCCCGTGTTTCTTCTGCTCTTCGACACATCCTTCGACCCTGCTCAAGCGCTTTCCAGAACTTCAGATTTGGAATCTTTGTTGTTGAATTTGGCGTTTGTTACCGGTGACGGTGTTGTTTCTCTGGTGTCCATTGGTGACAAAGTCTTTGCTTCCAAGTGCTTGTATCCTGCAGTATGCAGTTTATTTCTTTGTCGGTGCCTTGATTGGAGTCATGACCTTATTTTTCCAGCAAGTCCATATACCCTTCACTCCTGTTCATTATGCTTGTCACTGTGTTGGTGGCTTCAACAACAG GGAGTTCAATGTTGA